A single window of Gossypium hirsutum isolate 1008001.06 chromosome A10, Gossypium_hirsutum_v2.1, whole genome shotgun sequence DNA harbors:
- the LOC107896063 gene encoding calmodulin calcium-dependent NAD kinase, giving the protein MHQENGHGKSFRTPVVAAFFIGVVVAAAAAAYNRRKSKAVKEDHQSIIVPLLVRTESGRVGNLERFSHYVARQLGIKDANECPKLCKLAHNYLKNPKECEIKMFEYFGNEAEAENLYVKLMEEFERYILCYFAFHWRRASDMITQVLKVESDKETKLKNFVMAATRNKRFERVTKDLKVTRVFSTLVEEMKAIGRVEDDSTYTDVMVPMAHSSPVLLFMGGGMGAGKSTVLKDILKESFWGGAAANAVVVEADAFKETDVIFRALASRGHHHDMLQTAELVHQSSTDAASSLLVTALNEGRDVVMDGTLSWEPFVEQTIAMARNVQKHQYRMGVGYKVDEDGTIIENYWEQVQEQQNADETHRKPYRIELVGVVCDAYLAVVRGIRRAIMVKRAVRVKSQLKSHKMFASAFPIYCQLVDNARLYCTNALGGPPKLIAWKDGENKLLTDPDEIKCLTNVSKLNPAAESIYELYEEPTSLDEPTSIWKDIVLNPSRPGILLELKAPIQRIENSGNNETQ; this is encoded by the exons atgcATCAGG AGAACGGCCATGGAAAATCCTTCAGAACTCCCGTTGTCGCCGCCTTCTTCATCGGCGTGGTCGTAGCCGCCGCCGCCGCAGCTTACAACCGGAGGAAGAGTAAAGCTGTTAAGGAAGATCATCAAAGTATTATTGTTCCACTGTTAGTTAGGACCGAGTCCGGCCGTGTTGGAAACCTGGAAAGATTCTCCCACTACGTTG CTAGGCAACTAGGGATTAAAGATGCGAACGAGTGTCCGAAGTTGTGCAAATTGGCTCATAATTATCTTAAAAACCCTAAAGAGTGTGAGATAAAGATGTTCGAATATTTTGGTAATGAGGCAGAAGCTGAGAATTTGTACGTAAAGCTGATGGAAGAGTTTGAAAGATACATCCTTTGTTATTTTGCTTTTCACTGGAGGCGAGCTTCTGATATGATAACCCAG GTTTTGAAAGTTGAATCTGACAAGGAAACAAAGCTAAAGAACTTTGTAATGGCTGCTACAAG AAATAAGAGATTTGAGAGGGTGACTAAGGATTTAAAAGTGACACGGGTGTTTTCGACGCTGGTGGAGGAGATGAAAGCCATTGGACGTGTGGAAGACGATTCAACATACACCGATGTAATGGTCCCAATGGCCCACAGTAGCCCCGTCCTCCTGTTTATGGGCGGTGGTATGGGTGCTGGCAAAAGCACCGTTCTCAAAGATATACTCAAAGA ATCATTTTGGGGAGGAGCGGCCGCAAATGCGGTGGTGGTAGAGGCGGATGCTTTCAAAGAAACTGATGTTATTTTTAGAGCTCTCGCCTCTAGGGGTCACCACCATGATATGCTTCAAACAGCTGAACTA GTTCATCAATCCTCGACTGATGCTGCATCATCATTGCTAGTGACAGCATTGAATGAAGGCCGGGATGTGGTAATGGATGGAACATTATCATGGGAGCCATTTGTGGAGCAGACGATTGCCATGGCTCGAAATGTTCAGAAACACCAATACCGGATGGGGGTTGGCTACAAAGTTGATGAAGATGGCACCATTATTGAGAACTATTGGGAACAGGTCCAAGAACAACAAAATGCTGACGAGACACATAGGAAACCATACAGAATAGAACTTGTTGGGGTGGTTTGTGACGCTTATCTAGCTGTTGTTAGGGGAATAAG GAGAGCTATAATGGTGAAAAGAGCAGTGAGGGTAAAATCGCAGTTAAAATCGCATAAAATGTTTGCAAGTGCATTTCCAATATATTGCCAACTTGTCGATAATGCCAGACTCTATTGCACCAACGCTCTGGGAGGTCCCCCAAAG TTGATAGCGTGGAAAGATGGAGAAAACAAGTTATTGACAGACCCAGATGAAATTAAATGTTTGACAAATGTGAGCAAATTGAACCCAGCAGCTGAGTCTATATATGAGCTTTACGAGGAACCAACTTCACTGGACGAGCCTACTTCGATTTGGAAAGACATAGTTTTAAACCCTTCAAGACCAGGCATACTTTTGGAGCTCAAAGCTCCCATTCAAAGAATCGAAAATTCAGGCAACAATGAAACACAATAA